The genomic DNA GGATATTCGTAAAAGCCCTTGCCGGTCTTCTTCCCGAGATACCCGGCCTTCACCATGTTCCGGATCAGCCCGGGAGGGGCGAACCGGGACTCCTTCGTGTACCCGTGGAAGATCTCCCCGACCAGGTAGGAGATCTCGACCCCGGTGAAGTCCATCAGCTCGAAGGGCCCCATCGGCATGCCGGCGCCCAGCTTCATGGCGGTGTCGATGTCCTGGGACGACGCCACCCCCTGCTCAAGGAGGCGGACGGCGTCGAGCAGGTAGGGGATCAGGAGGCGGTTCACGACGAAGCCGGGGGTGTCCTTGCAGGTGATGGCGGTCTTTCCCAGCTTCTGCGCCATCGCCAGCGCCAGATCCACGGTGGCCTGCCCGGTCTGCATCGCCGGGATCACCTCGACCAGCCGCATCACCGGGACCGGGTTGAAGAAGTGCATCCCGACGAACTGCGCGGGCCGCTTCACGAGGGAGGCCATCTCGGTGATCGCGAGGGAGGAGGTGTTGCTGGCGTAGACCGTCTCCTCGCCGCAGATCGCGTCGAGCTTCCCGAAGAGCTCCTTCTTCACGACGATGTCCTCGAAGACCGCCTCGATGAGGAAGGGGATCCCCTTCAGCGAGCCGACATCGGTGGAGAAGCGGATCCGCCCCTGCACCTCCTTCATCTGCTCCGCGGTCATCTTCTCCTTGCTGACCTGCTTCTCGAGCCCCTTGGCGATCCCCTTCCGGGCCCTGTCGCAGGCCGCCTCCGTGACGTCCACCACCTGGACCTGAAAGCCCGACTGGGCGGCGACCTGTGCGATCCCGGCGCCCATGCTGCCGGCGCCCGCGACTCCTACCGTCCGGATCTCGTCGATCTTCATCATGTTCCCTCCCGCAAGATTGGTGTGCTACCGGGCTATCTGCTCCGGAAGTCGGGCTTCCGCCGCTCGGCGAAGGCGGCAAGTCCCTCCTTCGCGTCGTGGCTCCCGAGGTTCTCCAGTCCGTATTTCCGCTCGACGGCCAGCGCCTCCTCCATCGGAAGCCCGATCCCCTCGTGCACCGCGGTCTTGATGAAGCCCATCGCCTTCCCGGCCCCCGACGCGAGCTCGTTCGCGAAGGCCGTCACCTCCCCCAGGAAGCGCTCCGTCCGGATCACCCGGTCGACGAGTCCGATCGCCAGCGCCTCCTCCGCCTCCATCGTCTTCCCCCGGAGGAGGATGTCCATCGCCTTCCCGAGCCCGATCAGCCGGGGGAGCCGCTGGGTGCCGCCCGCGCCGGGAAGGATCCCCAGCGTCGCCTCCGGAAGCCCGATCCGCCCTTTCCCCGCCGCCATGAACCGGTAGTCGCAGGCCAGCGCCAGCTCGCAGCCGCCTCCGAGGGCATGCCCCTGGATCGCGGCGATCACCACCTTCCGCATGCGGGGAAGGAGGGAGAAGGTCTCCTGGAGCCGCTTCGAGAAGGCCTCGGACTCCTCGCGGTTCATCGCGGCCATCTCCTTGATGTCGGCCCCGGCGACGAAGGCCTTCTCCAGGAGGCTCCGGACGACCACCACCGTCACCTCTTCCATCTGCCCGGCCTCGGTGAAGGCCCGGAAGAGCTCCTCCCCGAACTCCCTGCCCAGGGCGTTCAGGGGAGGACGGTTGAGGCCGACGGTCAGGATCCGGCCTTCCCGCTGCATATCGAGGAACCGGTATCCCATGGAACGCTCCCTTCCCTGCGGGTGTCGGCGGCCTACCCGATCTTCAGCACGAGCGAGGCGGCGGTGTCGCCGGCCGCGCATCCCGAGAAGAGCAGGTATCCGCCCCCCTGCATCGCCACTTCCTCGATCCCCTCGATGATGAGACGCGCCCCGGTGGGTCCCTGGGGATGTCCGTAGATGAGGGAGGAGCCGTTCCTGTTCATCCCGTCCAGGGGAATGCCCAGGACCTTGGACAACACCGCGTCGTTGGAGGCGAAGGGGTTGTGCGTCTTGACGGCGGCCAGGTCCTTCACCTGGATCCCGGCGTTGTCGAGCGCCTGCTGGGCCGACGGGGCCACCGCGGCCGCCATGAAGCCCTTCTTGGTCCGGGCATACCCGAAGGAGACGATCCGGACCAGGACGCCGTTGTCGGCGGAGAGCTCCTTCGCCTTCTCCCGGGTGGTCACGCAGAGGCCGCAGTTGCCGTCGGCCGGGTAGGTCTGCGAGCCGAAGGTGTGCACCCCCTCGGGGAGGAGAGGGCGAAGGGCGGCAAGCCCCTCCTTCGTGCTGGAGGTGACCCCATCGTCCGCCTCGACGGTGATCGTCTTCTTCCTCGAGAGCTGGACCTCGACCGGGAACAGGTAGCGCTTCTGGAACTCCCGGTCGTTCGCCAGGGAATCCCGGTACTGCTCCTGCCGCATCAGGACGATGGCGTCGCACTCCTCGCGGGTGACCCCGTACTCCTTGCTGACGTTTTCCGCGGTCTGGATCATCGCCCCCCCCGCCCAGGGGTCCTTCCCGAAGTTGTCCATGACCCAGTCCTCGGCGATCGCCTGGCCGCCGGGGCCGCCCGGGTTCGGCCAGACGGCGTGCGGCCCGTTCGAGGTCCGGTCGGCCAGCAGGCACCAGCTGGTCCCGAACATTCCGGTCTCGACCCCCATGCCGGCCTGGTAGACGGCGAAGGTGGAGGTGGAGCAGGCCTGGCTCACCAGGACGCCGGGAACGCCGGCGGCTCCCATCACCCCCGCGGCCCACGGGCCGCTGTAGAACCACTGCTTCTGGTAGACCGTGCTCCCGACCAGGACATAGTCGAAGATCGCGGGATCCCATCCCCGGGCCGCGAAGAACCGCCTGGAGGTGTTCGCCCCCAGGAGGATCGAGTGCTCGTTCGCCAGCGACCCCTGCCAGCGGACGAACGGGGTGCTGTAATAGCCTCGGTACGGGATGAACGCTTTCGTCAGCATGGGGACTCCTCCTTATCGCTATCCGATGGTGTCAAACGATTCATGCGGCGCTTCCGTCAGATCCGGATCCGGCCGTCGACGGCGGCCACCGCGTTCTCGAAGGCCATCACCGGGTTCAGATCCATCTCCTGGATCATCGGCAGGTCGGACAGCAGCGCGGAGACGCGCAGGATCAGGTCGACGACCTTCTCCTTGTCGACCCCCTGCTGCCCGCGCACGCCGTCGAGCAG from Deltaproteobacteria bacterium GWC2_65_14 includes the following:
- a CDS encoding acetyl-CoA acetyltransferase codes for the protein MLTKAFIPYRGYYSTPFVRWQGSLANEHSILLGANTSRRFFAARGWDPAIFDYVLVGSTVYQKQWFYSGPWAAGVMGAAGVPGVLVSQACSTSTFAVYQAGMGVETGMFGTSWCLLADRTSNGPHAVWPNPGGPGGQAIAEDWVMDNFGKDPWAGGAMIQTAENVSKEYGVTREECDAIVLMRQEQYRDSLANDREFQKRYLFPVEVQLSRKKTITVEADDGVTSSTKEGLAALRPLLPEGVHTFGSQTYPADGNCGLCVTTREKAKELSADNGVLVRIVSFGYARTKKGFMAAAVAPSAQQALDNAGIQVKDLAAVKTHNPFASNDAVLSKVLGIPLDGMNRNGSSLIYGHPQGPTGARLIIEGIEEVAMQGGGYLLFSGCAAGDTAASLVLKIG
- a CDS encoding 3-hydroxybutyryl-CoA dehydrogenase, giving the protein MKIDEIRTVGVAGAGSMGAGIAQVAAQSGFQVQVVDVTEAACDRARKGIAKGLEKQVSKEKMTAEQMKEVQGRIRFSTDVGSLKGIPFLIEAVFEDIVVKKELFGKLDAICGEETVYASNTSSLAITEMASLVKRPAQFVGMHFFNPVPVMRLVEVIPAMQTGQATVDLALAMAQKLGKTAITCKDTPGFVVNRLLIPYLLDAVRLLEQGVASSQDIDTAMKLGAGMPMGPFELMDFTGVEISYLVGEIFHGYTKESRFAPPGLIRNMVKAGYLGKKTGKGFYEYPAK
- a CDS encoding enoyl-CoA hydratase; this translates as MGYRFLDMQREGRILTVGLNRPPLNALGREFGEELFRAFTEAGQMEEVTVVVVRSLLEKAFVAGADIKEMAAMNREESEAFSKRLQETFSLLPRMRKVVIAAIQGHALGGGCELALACDYRFMAAGKGRIGLPEATLGILPGAGGTQRLPRLIGLGKAMDILLRGKTMEAEEALAIGLVDRVIRTERFLGEVTAFANELASGAGKAMGFIKTAVHEGIGLPMEEALAVERKYGLENLGSHDAKEGLAAFAERRKPDFRSR